Proteins from a single region of Methanoculleus horonobensis:
- a CDS encoding type II toxin-antitoxin system RelE family toxin — MRSNNRPCGLTEAAHHPFKGIPRPLAIRIGEEIASLAGETDPKKHLKQLKGASNPPLYSLRSGDYRLVLSIIDDLLVIHVIAVGHRSRVYRRF; from the coding sequence ATGAGGAGTAATAACCGGCCGTGTGGTCTCACCGAGGCAGCCCATCATCCTTTTAAGGGCATTCCACGACCCCTAGCAATCCGGATAGGCGAGGAGATTGCATCACTCGCCGGCGAGACCGACCCGAAGAAGCATCTCAAACAATTGAAGGGAGCGAGCAATCCCCCGCTCTACTCGCTCCGAAGCGGGGACTACCGGCTGGTTCTCTCGATCATAGACGACCTCCTGGTGATCCATGTCATCGCAGTCGGACACCGGAGCAGGGTGTACCGCAGGTTCTGA